One part of the Magallana gigas chromosome 5, xbMagGiga1.1, whole genome shotgun sequence genome encodes these proteins:
- the LOC117680391 gene encoding microtubule-associated protein 2 isoform X7, giving the protein MGVNVADSMDNYNQDQGASEMECQCDNNEPEQSLSKNVDDLDHSQNMNPSLSYVPHDVMDSNVAQEEENVPMSHEDPTNQPAYQHVSSHDRNAFDEQIVPGVCSCIEEPEPEVPQEEAVEVEQHETPQAQYKHKEECVDEEDYDDGSDGEDVGGGQFEYQGDDGEDDEEIEVYTDDGDYSDEDYDDGPDSYRASEEREVVSDEEIKDDKAEIILQQEASTTNTEAASISEPQVTDPSSKHVEADEMGPTDITTEENDSARNSEEREMYVAEEDQRFSEERNEKMGEEVERDHSSEADEDDMNERMKLGSGFVDEVQPQEDNSVLEGGMNESEQNVEDETQGQHVGEKESSSMDEREGSQEPDVEASAPFNSFAPQASDEQIQSHQETDNTIESEKMGEEQYVEDDKITKGEVKEEVSVDEIVVEEKPLECPQEKVPDVVLTTTMEPHTEVASECVGMVDIGEGEEGEIEIQSNVSEFGSQYAEMGDDRMDEEEESNFNSGENGEPKDDYYPDEGEEDIEREQDFEREDVKQQEVEDLIEQEESRESENIPEDVVCSVDQTESLGFDVNEKQMDMAQQSELENISHHVNEFQSEIAGTVDKPPDSIKLAQEQAEHQPHKAETFIESEGSDMEERSITPDPDQMLKMASPRSEMPQDAFDTVFHTKETISETEEEQGKPEETEGQIPEQASDFMPGSHVQCPGIEIAPPVNESDMEHIKMGAEQVEEAEFQKNQEDEVAPTASDEVAPTASDAMTGSLIMDEGQTIDDAEQVKEAEFDKSPDDEVDPQMDGNAMTGSLILDEGQTIDDAEQVKEAEFQKNQEDEVVPQMDGNAMTGSLILDEGQTIDDAEQVKEAEFDKSPDDEVVPQMDGNAMTGSLIMDEGQTIDDAEQGKEAEYDESPDDEVAPPTDGNAMTGSLIMDEGQTIEDAEPVKVAQFDESPDDDIAPPMSGSAMEGSLIMDEGQTIEDLPEEHTSVMEGSFVMDKGQTIEDLPTEQTQSVMEGSLIMDDGQTVDEVPQQDVMSRSLMEDSIVMDEGETFDNQEIQGDNSRSTMEDTNTSEDSQASLKMNVMTGSMMEGSIVLDEEEKLEDRFPEDAMSKSMVEESEKYNEGQTFEDSLGNAPAESPSESFNESQTEDSLRTTSVGFMDDEASLQRQTAQNMVENVLNDAIDKVESMQKTDDISVEESSIDKTESGIEECIPDRYEEPPPEEIKDVSVEEPIEKVESVAEESIPEQRDLSMEEPPSISRTEESATEDLSIEKSEEVTPPAEPEQQKDEAVQKIKEMEVEKKPPPKKEEKTPLKAKSEEAKKKEKVLKETKNVTKVEKDKKNVSVLSKEQKKEVIQKKEKPKPKAKVPAKTESKPTSAKSETEKTPKDNKYSHITSRLTQETSASLARKTVKRTELLQGNSKVPSPEKADIAKRSQSATRQARSPRKPKELSTVEDNKDLISRSKSTPRPGAHRRQTPSPMRGQMTTTRNPRPTKLLQPKKDASAANGVTSPASGTDEEKAGKRTPSASSKKKYGIDSKNTSYKPGGGQVKIFDKKVQVKASPRVDVGGKTPPGSSTSPRKESPRPKPTTPKGPAPNVKNVTSKIGSLQNTSYTPGGGQVRIATKKTDYSSVSSRVGSTANMDHRPGGGEKKTGGKKILSQKLEWKTNSKIGSLDNAKHSPGGGNIKIVHESVTWNAHSKVGSLDNKDHKPGGGNIHIESHKVEFKAQSKVGSTDYISHKPGGGNKKGQMAKDIPIPDKQ; this is encoded by the exons ATGGGTGTTAATGTTGCAGACTCAATGGATAATTATAACCAAGATCAAGGTGCTTCTGAAATGGAATGTCAATGTGATAATAATGAACCAGAACAAAGTCTTTCGAAAAATGTGGATGATCTTGATCATTCACAAAATATGAACCCTAGTCTTTCTTATGTTCCTCATGATGTGATGGATTCGAATGTTGCTCAAGAGGAGGAAAATGTGCCTATGTCCCATGAGGATCCTACTAACCAGCCTGCATATCAGCATGTTTCATCCCATGACAGAAATGCATTTGACGAACAAATTGTTCCAGGTGTGTGTTCATGCATTGAAGAACCTGAACCAGAGGTTCCACAAGAAGAGGCTGTTGAGGTTGAACAGCATGAAACACCACAGGCTCAATACAAACACAAGGAAGAATGTGTGGATGAAGAGGATTATGATGATGGCTCTGATGGTGAAGATGTCGGAGGAGGTCAGTTTGAATATCAAGGAGACGATGGTGAAGATGATGAAGAAATAGAGGTTTACACTGATGATGGAGACTACAGTGATGAAGATTATGATGATGGCCCTGATAGCTACAGAGCTAGTGAAGAGAGAGAGGTTGTCTCAGATGAAGAGATAAAAGATGACAAAGCAGAGATTATTTTACAACAGGAAGCTTCTACAACTAACACAGAAGCTGCCTCAATTTCTGAACCACAAGTAACTGACCCAAGTTCCAAACATGTTGAAGCAGATGAAATGGGACCAACAGATATCACGACTGAAGAAAATGACAGTGCAAGAAATTCTGAGGAAAGAGAAATGTATGTAGCTGAAGAAGATCAGCGTTTTAGTGAGGAAAGAAATGAGAAAATGGGTGAAGAAGTAGAGAGAGATCATTCAAGTGAGGCTGATGAAGATGACATGAATGAAAGGATGAAGTTAGGTAGTGGTTTTGTAGATGAGGTTCAACCTCAAGAGGACAATTCTGTTCTGGAGGGGGGTATGAATGAAAGTGAGCAAAATGTAGAAGATGAGACCCAGGGTCAGCATGTTGGTGAGAAAGAGTCTAGTAGTATGGATGAGAGGGAAGGTAGTCAGGAACCAGATGTTGAAGCTTCAGCCCCCTTTAATTCCTTTGCTCCCCAAGCTTCTGATGAACAAATTCAATCTCATCAGGAAACAGACAATACCATTGAGTCTGAGAAAATGGGGGAAGAACAATATGTTGAAGATGACAAAATTACAAAAGGGGAGGTGAAAGAGGAAGTGAGTGTGGATGAAATTGTTGTGGAAGAAAAGCCCCTTGAATGCCCACAAGAAAAAGTTCCAGATGTGGTTTTAACCACAACAATGGAACCTCATACTGAGGTAGCAAGTGAATGTGTTGGCATGGTTGATATTGGTGAGGGTGAGGAGGGTGAGATAGAAATACAAAGCAATGTGAGTGAGTTTGGGTCTCAGTATGCAGAGATGGGTGATGATAGAATGGATGAGGAGGAAGAGAGTAACTTTAATAGTGGTGAAAATGGGGAGCCAAAGGATGATTATTATCCTGATGAGGGAGAGGAAGATATTGAGAGAGAACAAGATTTTGAGAGGGAAGATGTGAAACAGCAAGAAGTCGAAGACTTAATTGAACAAGAAGAAAGTAGAGAAAGTGAAAATATTCCTGAAGATGTAGTTTGTTCAGTCGACCAAACTGAAAGCTTGGGCTTTGATgtgaatgaaaaacaaatggACATGGCTCAACAAAGTGAACTTGAAAACATAAGTCATCATGTAAATGAGTTTCAAAGTGAAATTGCTGGGACTGTAGACAAACCACCTGATTCAATCAAACTTGCTCAAGAACAAGCAGAACATCAGCCACATAAAGCAGAGACATTTATTGAAAGTGAAGGATCAGACATGGAGGAAAGGTCCATTACCCCAGACCCTGACCAAATGCTTAAGATGGCCTCACCAAGAAGTGAAATGCCCCAAGATGCTTTTGATACAGTGTTCCATACTAAGGAGACAATTTCTGAGACAGAGGAAGAGCAAGGAAAGCCTGAAGAAACAGAAGGACAAATTCCAGAACAAGCATCAGATTTCATGCCTGGATCACATGTGCAATGTCCGGGGATTGAAATAGCTCCTCCAGTAAATGAAAGTGATATGGAACACATTAAGATGGGTGCTGAGCAAGTTGAAGAAGCTGAATTTCAGAAGAACCAAGAAGATGAAGTTGCTCCTACAGCATCTGATGAAGTTGCTCCTACAGCATCTGATGCTATGACAGGCTCCTTGATAATGGATGAAGGACAAACCATTGATGATGCTGAACAAGTTAAAGAAGCTGAATTTGACAAGAGCCCAGATGATGAAGTTGATCCACAAATGGATGGCAATGCAATGACTGGCTCTCTAATATTGGATGAAGGACAAACAATTGATGATGCTGAACAAGTTAAAGAAGCTGAATTTCAGAAGAACCAAGAAGATGAAGTTGTTCCACAAATGGATGGCAATGCAATGACTGGCTCTCTAATATTGGATGAAGGACAAACAATTGATGATGCTGAACAAGTTAAAGAAGCTGAATTTGACAAGAGCCCAGATGATGAAGTTGTTCCACAAATGGATGGCAATGCAATGACTGGCTCTCTAATAATGGATGAAGGTCAAACAATCGATGATGCTGAACAGGGTAAAGAGGCTGAATATGATGAGAGCCCAGATGATGAAGTTGCTCCACCAACGGATGGCAATGCAATGACAGGATCTTTAATTATGGATGAAGGACAAACAATTGAGGATGCTGAACCAGTTAAAGTTGCCCAATTTGATGAAAGTCCAGATGATGATATAGCACCACCAATGAGTGGTAGTGCAATGGAAGGCTCTCTAATAATGGATGAAGGACAGACAATTGAAGATCTTCCAGAAGAACACACTTCAGTTATGGAAGGATCTTTTGTTATGGATAAAGGCCAAACTATTGAGGATCTTCCCACAGAACAGACACAATCTGTTATGGAAGGTTCTTTGATAATGGATGATGGTCAAACTGTTGACGAAGTCCCACAACAGGATGTTATGTCAAGGTCTCTGATGGAAGATTCCATTGTGATGGATGAAGGAGAAACTTTCGACAATCAAGAAATCCAAGGTGATAACTCCAGATCCACAATGGAAGACACAAACACATCAGAGGACAGTCAAGCCTCACTGAAAATGAATGTCATGACAGGGTCCATGATGGAAGGATCAATTGTTCttgatgaagaagaaaaattagAAGATAGGTTCCCAGAGGATGCCATGTCAAAGTCCATGGTAGAGGAATCTGAAAAGTACAATGAGGGACAAACTTTCGAAGACTCATTAGGGAATGCTCCCGCCGAGTCTCCTTCTGAAAGCTTCAATGAATCTCAAACAGAAGATTCATTGAGGACAACCAGTGTTGGATTTATGGATGATGAGGCTAGTTTACAAAGGCAGACAGCACAAAATATGGTTGAAAATGTTCTGAATGATGCTATTGATAAAGTAGAAAGCATGCAGAAAACCGATGACATTTCTGTTGAAGAATCTTCAATAGACAAAACAGAGAGTGGCATTGAAGAATGCATACCAGACAGATATGAAGAACCACCTCCAGAGGAAATAAAGGATGTGTCAGTTGAGGAACCCATAGAGAAAGTGGAATCTGTGGCTGAAGAAAGTATACCTGAACAAAGAGATTTAAGCATGGAAGAACCACCATCTATATCTAGAACAGAGGAAAGCGCAACTGAAGACCTTTCAATTGAAAAATCAGAAGAAGTTACTCCTCCTGCTGAACCTGAACAACAAAAAGATGAGGCAGTTCAGAAGATTAAAGAAATGGAAGTAGAAAAGAAACCCCCTCctaaaaaagaggaaaaaacaCCACTAAAAGCAAAGTCAGAGGAGGctaaaaagaaagagaaagtgTTGAAGGagacaaaaaatgttacaaaggttgaaaaagataaaaagaatgTTTCAGTCCTAAGTAAAGAACAGAAAAAAGAAGTCATTCAGAAAAAGGAAAAACCAAAACCAAAAGCAAAGGTGCCTGCCAAAACTGAAAGTAAACCAACAAGTGCTAAATCAGAGACTGAAAAAACACCTAAGGATAATAAATACAGTCATATCACAAGCCGATTGACCCAGGAAACTAGTGCTAGTCTTGCTCGTAAAACTGTAAAAAGAACTGAGCTATTACAAGGAAACTCCAAGGTGCCTTCTCCAGAGAAGGCAGACATAGCTAAGCGGAGTCAGTCTGCAACTCGGCAGGCAAGATCCCCACGGAAACCGAAGGAGTTGTCTACAGTGGAAGACAACAAGGATCTGATTTCCCGCTCTAAATCCACCCCAAGACCTGGAGCTCACAGGAGGCAAACCCCCAGTCCAATGCGAGGCCAAATGACCACAACAAGGAACCCAAGACCCACCAAACTTCTACAACCcaaaaaag ATGCATCGGCTGCTAATGGTGTCACATCACCGGCTAGTGGGACGGACGAAGAAAAGGCGGGAAAAAGG ACTCCATCAGCCTCCTCCAAGAAGAAGTACGGCATTGATTCCAAGAACACAAGCTACAAGCCGGGAGGTGGACAGGTCAAAATATTCGACAAGAAGGTTCAGGTCAAAGCTTCTCCCAGAGTAGATGTGGGTGGCAAAACACCCCCTGGCTCCAGCACCTCACCCCGGAAAGAATCTC CTCGACCAAAACCCACCACCCCTAAAGGACCAGCACCCAATGTCAAGAACGTCACCTCCAAGATCGGATCTCTACAGAATACCAGCTACACCCCAGGGGGTGGACAG gtGAGAATTGCCACAAAGAAGACAGACTATTCCAGTGTCTCAAGTAGAGTAGGCTCCACAGCAAACATGGACCACAGGCCAGGTGGAGGGGAGAAAAAG ACTGGTGGTAAAAAG ATATTGTCACAGAAATTGGAATGGAAGACGAATTCCAAAATTGGCTCTTTGGATAATGCCAAACACTCGCCGGGCGGCGGTAATATTAAA ATTGTCCATGAATCCGTTACATGGAATGCTCATTCCAAAGTGGGCTCCTTAGATAACAAGGACCATAAGCCTGGGGGTGGTAACATTCAT ATCGAGAGTCACAAAGTTGAGTTCAAGGCCCAGTCAAAGGTCGGGTCCACCGATTACATCTCACACAAACCTGGGGGAGGCAACAAGAAG
- the LOC117680391 gene encoding microtubule-associated protein 2 isoform X13: protein MGVNVADSMDNYNQDQGASEMECQCDNNEPEQSLSKNVDDLDHSQNMNPSLSYVPHDVMDSNVAQEEENVPMSHEDPTNQPAYQHVSSHDRNAFDEQIVPGVCSCIEEPEPEVPQEEAVEVEQHETPQAQYKHKEECVDEEDYDDGSDGEDVGGGQFEYQGDDGEDDEEIEVYTDDGDYSDEDYDDGPDSYRASEEREVVSDEEIKDDKAEIILQQEASTTNTEAASISEPQVTDPSSKHVEADEMGPTDITTEENDSARNSEEREMYVAEEDQRFSEERNEKMGEEVERDHSSEADEDDMNERMKLGSGFVDEVQPQEDNSVLEGGMNESEQNVEDETQGQHVGEKESSSMDEREGSQEPDVEASAPFNSFAPQASDEQIQSHQETDNTIESEKMGEEQYVEDDKITKGEVKEEVSVDEIVVEEKPLECPQEKVPDVVLTTTMEPHTEVASECVGMVDIGEGEEGEIEIQSNVSEFGSQYAEMGDDRMDEEEESNFNSGENGEPKDDYYPDEGEEDIEREQDFEREDVKQQEVEDLIEQEESRESENIPEDVVCSVDQTESLGFDVNEKQMDMAQQSELENISHHVNEFQSEIAGTVDKPPDSIKLAQEQAEHQPHKAETFIESEGSDMEERSITPDPDQMLKMASPRSEMPQDAFDTVFHTKETISETEEEQGKPEETEGQIPEQASDFMPGSHVQCPGIEIAPPVNESDMEHIKMGAEQVEEAEFQKNQEDEVAPTASDEVAPTASDAMTGSLIMDEGQTIDDAEQVKEAEFDKSPDDEVDPQMDGNAMTGSLILDEGQTIDDAEQVKEAEFQKNQEDEVVPQMDGNAMTGSLILDEGQTIDDAEQVKEAEFDKSPDDEVVPQMDGNAMTGSLIMDEGQTIDDAEQGKEAEYDESPDDEVAPPTDGNAMTGSLIMDEGQTIEDAEPVKVAQFDESPDDDIAPPMSGSAMEGSLIMDEGQTIEDLPEEHTSVMEGSFVMDKGQTIEDLPTEQTQSVMEGSLIMDDGQTVDEVPQQDVMSRSLMEDSIVMDEGETFDNQEIQGDNSRSTMEDTNTSEDSQASLKMNVMTGSMMEGSIVLDEEEKLEDRFPEDAMSKSMVEESEKYNEGQTFEDSLGNAPAESPSESFNESQTEDSLRTTSVGFMDDEASLQRQTAQNMVENVLNDAIDKVESMQKTDDISVEESSIDKTESGIEECIPDRYEEPPPEEIKDVSVEEPIEKVESVAEESIPEQRDLSMEEPPSISRTEESATEDLSIEKSEEVTPPAEPEQQKDEAVQKIKEMEVEKKPPPKKEEKTPLKAKSEEAKKKEKVLKETKNVTKVEKDKKNVSVLSKEQKKEVIQKKEKPKPKAKVPAKTESKPTSAKSETEKTPKDNKYSHITSRLTQETSASLARKTVKRTELLQGNSKVPSPEKADIAKRSQSATRQARSPRKPKELSTVEDNKDLISRSKSTPRPGAHRRQTPSPMRGQMTTTRNPRPTKLLQPKKDASAANGVTSPASGTDEEKAGKRTPSASSKKKYGIDSKNTSYKPGGGQVKIFDKKVQVKASPRVDVGGKTPPGSSTSPRKESPRPKPTTPKGPAPNVKNVTSKIGSLQNTSYTPGGGQVRIATKKTDYSSVSSRVGSTANMDHRPGGGEKKTGGKKIESHKVEFKAQSKVGSTDYISHKPGGGNKKGQMAKDIPIPDKQ from the exons ATGGGTGTTAATGTTGCAGACTCAATGGATAATTATAACCAAGATCAAGGTGCTTCTGAAATGGAATGTCAATGTGATAATAATGAACCAGAACAAAGTCTTTCGAAAAATGTGGATGATCTTGATCATTCACAAAATATGAACCCTAGTCTTTCTTATGTTCCTCATGATGTGATGGATTCGAATGTTGCTCAAGAGGAGGAAAATGTGCCTATGTCCCATGAGGATCCTACTAACCAGCCTGCATATCAGCATGTTTCATCCCATGACAGAAATGCATTTGACGAACAAATTGTTCCAGGTGTGTGTTCATGCATTGAAGAACCTGAACCAGAGGTTCCACAAGAAGAGGCTGTTGAGGTTGAACAGCATGAAACACCACAGGCTCAATACAAACACAAGGAAGAATGTGTGGATGAAGAGGATTATGATGATGGCTCTGATGGTGAAGATGTCGGAGGAGGTCAGTTTGAATATCAAGGAGACGATGGTGAAGATGATGAAGAAATAGAGGTTTACACTGATGATGGAGACTACAGTGATGAAGATTATGATGATGGCCCTGATAGCTACAGAGCTAGTGAAGAGAGAGAGGTTGTCTCAGATGAAGAGATAAAAGATGACAAAGCAGAGATTATTTTACAACAGGAAGCTTCTACAACTAACACAGAAGCTGCCTCAATTTCTGAACCACAAGTAACTGACCCAAGTTCCAAACATGTTGAAGCAGATGAAATGGGACCAACAGATATCACGACTGAAGAAAATGACAGTGCAAGAAATTCTGAGGAAAGAGAAATGTATGTAGCTGAAGAAGATCAGCGTTTTAGTGAGGAAAGAAATGAGAAAATGGGTGAAGAAGTAGAGAGAGATCATTCAAGTGAGGCTGATGAAGATGACATGAATGAAAGGATGAAGTTAGGTAGTGGTTTTGTAGATGAGGTTCAACCTCAAGAGGACAATTCTGTTCTGGAGGGGGGTATGAATGAAAGTGAGCAAAATGTAGAAGATGAGACCCAGGGTCAGCATGTTGGTGAGAAAGAGTCTAGTAGTATGGATGAGAGGGAAGGTAGTCAGGAACCAGATGTTGAAGCTTCAGCCCCCTTTAATTCCTTTGCTCCCCAAGCTTCTGATGAACAAATTCAATCTCATCAGGAAACAGACAATACCATTGAGTCTGAGAAAATGGGGGAAGAACAATATGTTGAAGATGACAAAATTACAAAAGGGGAGGTGAAAGAGGAAGTGAGTGTGGATGAAATTGTTGTGGAAGAAAAGCCCCTTGAATGCCCACAAGAAAAAGTTCCAGATGTGGTTTTAACCACAACAATGGAACCTCATACTGAGGTAGCAAGTGAATGTGTTGGCATGGTTGATATTGGTGAGGGTGAGGAGGGTGAGATAGAAATACAAAGCAATGTGAGTGAGTTTGGGTCTCAGTATGCAGAGATGGGTGATGATAGAATGGATGAGGAGGAAGAGAGTAACTTTAATAGTGGTGAAAATGGGGAGCCAAAGGATGATTATTATCCTGATGAGGGAGAGGAAGATATTGAGAGAGAACAAGATTTTGAGAGGGAAGATGTGAAACAGCAAGAAGTCGAAGACTTAATTGAACAAGAAGAAAGTAGAGAAAGTGAAAATATTCCTGAAGATGTAGTTTGTTCAGTCGACCAAACTGAAAGCTTGGGCTTTGATgtgaatgaaaaacaaatggACATGGCTCAACAAAGTGAACTTGAAAACATAAGTCATCATGTAAATGAGTTTCAAAGTGAAATTGCTGGGACTGTAGACAAACCACCTGATTCAATCAAACTTGCTCAAGAACAAGCAGAACATCAGCCACATAAAGCAGAGACATTTATTGAAAGTGAAGGATCAGACATGGAGGAAAGGTCCATTACCCCAGACCCTGACCAAATGCTTAAGATGGCCTCACCAAGAAGTGAAATGCCCCAAGATGCTTTTGATACAGTGTTCCATACTAAGGAGACAATTTCTGAGACAGAGGAAGAGCAAGGAAAGCCTGAAGAAACAGAAGGACAAATTCCAGAACAAGCATCAGATTTCATGCCTGGATCACATGTGCAATGTCCGGGGATTGAAATAGCTCCTCCAGTAAATGAAAGTGATATGGAACACATTAAGATGGGTGCTGAGCAAGTTGAAGAAGCTGAATTTCAGAAGAACCAAGAAGATGAAGTTGCTCCTACAGCATCTGATGAAGTTGCTCCTACAGCATCTGATGCTATGACAGGCTCCTTGATAATGGATGAAGGACAAACCATTGATGATGCTGAACAAGTTAAAGAAGCTGAATTTGACAAGAGCCCAGATGATGAAGTTGATCCACAAATGGATGGCAATGCAATGACTGGCTCTCTAATATTGGATGAAGGACAAACAATTGATGATGCTGAACAAGTTAAAGAAGCTGAATTTCAGAAGAACCAAGAAGATGAAGTTGTTCCACAAATGGATGGCAATGCAATGACTGGCTCTCTAATATTGGATGAAGGACAAACAATTGATGATGCTGAACAAGTTAAAGAAGCTGAATTTGACAAGAGCCCAGATGATGAAGTTGTTCCACAAATGGATGGCAATGCAATGACTGGCTCTCTAATAATGGATGAAGGTCAAACAATCGATGATGCTGAACAGGGTAAAGAGGCTGAATATGATGAGAGCCCAGATGATGAAGTTGCTCCACCAACGGATGGCAATGCAATGACAGGATCTTTAATTATGGATGAAGGACAAACAATTGAGGATGCTGAACCAGTTAAAGTTGCCCAATTTGATGAAAGTCCAGATGATGATATAGCACCACCAATGAGTGGTAGTGCAATGGAAGGCTCTCTAATAATGGATGAAGGACAGACAATTGAAGATCTTCCAGAAGAACACACTTCAGTTATGGAAGGATCTTTTGTTATGGATAAAGGCCAAACTATTGAGGATCTTCCCACAGAACAGACACAATCTGTTATGGAAGGTTCTTTGATAATGGATGATGGTCAAACTGTTGACGAAGTCCCACAACAGGATGTTATGTCAAGGTCTCTGATGGAAGATTCCATTGTGATGGATGAAGGAGAAACTTTCGACAATCAAGAAATCCAAGGTGATAACTCCAGATCCACAATGGAAGACACAAACACATCAGAGGACAGTCAAGCCTCACTGAAAATGAATGTCATGACAGGGTCCATGATGGAAGGATCAATTGTTCttgatgaagaagaaaaattagAAGATAGGTTCCCAGAGGATGCCATGTCAAAGTCCATGGTAGAGGAATCTGAAAAGTACAATGAGGGACAAACTTTCGAAGACTCATTAGGGAATGCTCCCGCCGAGTCTCCTTCTGAAAGCTTCAATGAATCTCAAACAGAAGATTCATTGAGGACAACCAGTGTTGGATTTATGGATGATGAGGCTAGTTTACAAAGGCAGACAGCACAAAATATGGTTGAAAATGTTCTGAATGATGCTATTGATAAAGTAGAAAGCATGCAGAAAACCGATGACATTTCTGTTGAAGAATCTTCAATAGACAAAACAGAGAGTGGCATTGAAGAATGCATACCAGACAGATATGAAGAACCACCTCCAGAGGAAATAAAGGATGTGTCAGTTGAGGAACCCATAGAGAAAGTGGAATCTGTGGCTGAAGAAAGTATACCTGAACAAAGAGATTTAAGCATGGAAGAACCACCATCTATATCTAGAACAGAGGAAAGCGCAACTGAAGACCTTTCAATTGAAAAATCAGAAGAAGTTACTCCTCCTGCTGAACCTGAACAACAAAAAGATGAGGCAGTTCAGAAGATTAAAGAAATGGAAGTAGAAAAGAAACCCCCTCctaaaaaagaggaaaaaacaCCACTAAAAGCAAAGTCAGAGGAGGctaaaaagaaagagaaagtgTTGAAGGagacaaaaaatgttacaaaggttgaaaaagataaaaagaatgTTTCAGTCCTAAGTAAAGAACAGAAAAAAGAAGTCATTCAGAAAAAGGAAAAACCAAAACCAAAAGCAAAGGTGCCTGCCAAAACTGAAAGTAAACCAACAAGTGCTAAATCAGAGACTGAAAAAACACCTAAGGATAATAAATACAGTCATATCACAAGCCGATTGACCCAGGAAACTAGTGCTAGTCTTGCTCGTAAAACTGTAAAAAGAACTGAGCTATTACAAGGAAACTCCAAGGTGCCTTCTCCAGAGAAGGCAGACATAGCTAAGCGGAGTCAGTCTGCAACTCGGCAGGCAAGATCCCCACGGAAACCGAAGGAGTTGTCTACAGTGGAAGACAACAAGGATCTGATTTCCCGCTCTAAATCCACCCCAAGACCTGGAGCTCACAGGAGGCAAACCCCCAGTCCAATGCGAGGCCAAATGACCACAACAAGGAACCCAAGACCCACCAAACTTCTACAACCcaaaaaag ATGCATCGGCTGCTAATGGTGTCACATCACCGGCTAGTGGGACGGACGAAGAAAAGGCGGGAAAAAGG ACTCCATCAGCCTCCTCCAAGAAGAAGTACGGCATTGATTCCAAGAACACAAGCTACAAGCCGGGAGGTGGACAGGTCAAAATATTCGACAAGAAGGTTCAGGTCAAAGCTTCTCCCAGAGTAGATGTGGGTGGCAAAACACCCCCTGGCTCCAGCACCTCACCCCGGAAAGAATCTC CTCGACCAAAACCCACCACCCCTAAAGGACCAGCACCCAATGTCAAGAACGTCACCTCCAAGATCGGATCTCTACAGAATACCAGCTACACCCCAGGGGGTGGACAG gtGAGAATTGCCACAAAGAAGACAGACTATTCCAGTGTCTCAAGTAGAGTAGGCTCCACAGCAAACATGGACCACAGGCCAGGTGGAGGGGAGAAAAAG ACTGGTGGTAAAAAG ATCGAGAGTCACAAAGTTGAGTTCAAGGCCCAGTCAAAGGTCGGGTCCACCGATTACATCTCACACAAACCTGGGGGAGGCAACAAGAAG